A single Loxodonta africana isolate mLoxAfr1 chromosome 24, mLoxAfr1.hap2, whole genome shotgun sequence DNA region contains:
- the RSPO4 gene encoding R-spondin-4, giving the protein PFPLPFPPLVWLAVGTGLGGNCTGCVICSEENGCSTCQQRLFLFIRREGIRQYGKCVHDCPPGYFGVRGQEVNRCRKCGATCESCFSQDFCIRCERQFYLYKGKCLPTCPLGTVAHQSTRECQEECELGPWGSWSPCRHNGKTCGSAWGVETRVREPIQTGREEATTCQVLSESRKCPIQRHCPEERNPSQKKGRKDRRPRKDRKLDRKLDGRPHQPPA; this is encoded by the exons ccctttcctctaCCCTTCCCTCCCCTGGTCTGGCTGGCAGTGGGCACTGGCCTGGGGGGCAACTGCacaggctgtgtcatctgctcTGAGGAGAATGGCTGCTCCACCTGCCAGCAGAGGCTCTTCCTGTTCATCCGCCGGGAAGGCATCCGCCAATACGGCAAGTGCGTGCACGACTGTCCACCTGGCTACTTCGGCGTCCGTGGCCAGGAAGTCAACAGGTGCAGAA AATGTGGGGCCACGTGCGAGAGCTGCTTCAGCCAGGACTTCTGCATCCGGTGCGAGAGGCAATTTTACCTGTACAAGGGGAAGTGTCTACCCACCTGCCCGCTGGGCACTGTGGCCCATCAGAGCACACGGGAGTGCCAGG AGGAGTGTGAGCTGGGTCCCTGGGGCAGCTGGAGCCCCTGCAGGCACAACGGAAAAACCTGCGGGTCAGCCTGGGGCGTGGAGACCCGGGTCCGAGAGCCGATTCAGACCGGGCGGGAGGAGGCAACGACCTGTCAGGTGCTGTCTGAGTCACGGAAATGCCCCATCCAGAGGCACTGCCCAGAAG AGAGAAACCCCAGCCAGAAGAAGGGTCGGAAAGACCGGCGCCCTCGCAAGGACAGAAAGCTGGACCGCAAGCTGGACGGGAGGCCCCACCAGCCACCAGCCTGA